The following are from one region of the Centroberyx gerrardi isolate f3 chromosome 16, fCenGer3.hap1.cur.20231027, whole genome shotgun sequence genome:
- the cnot7 gene encoding CCR4-NOT transcription complex subunit 7: protein MPAATVDHSQRICEVWANNLDEELKRIRHVIRKYNYIAMDTEFPGVVARPIGEFRSNADYQYQLLRCNVDLLKIIQLGLTFMNEQGEYPPGTSTWQFNFKFNLTEDMYAQDSIELLTTSGIQFKKHEDEGIETLYFAELLMTSGVVLCEGVKWLSFHSGYDFGYLIKILSNANLPEEEVDFFEILRLFFPVIYDVKYLMKSCKNLKGGLQEVAEQLELERIGPQHQAGSDSLLTGMAFFKMREMFFEDHIDDAKYCGHLYGLGSGSAYVQNGTGNAYEEEANKQQS from the exons ATGCCCGCAGCTACTGTGGATCACAGCCAAAGAATATGTGAGGTTTGGGCCAACAACCTGGATGAGGAGCTGAAGAGGATCCGACATGTTATCCGAAAATACAACTACATTGCTATG GACACAGAGTTCCCAGGTGTAGTTGCCAGACCGATCGGAGAGTTCAGAAGCAACGCTGACTATCAGTACCAGTTGCTGCGCTGCAATGTGGATTTGCTCAAGATAATCCAGCTGGGCCTCACGTTTATGAATGAACAGGGTGAATACCCACCGGGAACATCAACATGGCAGTTTAATTTTAAGTTTAACCTCAC AGAGGACATGTACGCACAGGACTCTATTGAGCTCCTGACCACTTCAGGGATTCAGTTCAAGAAGCACGAGGACGAAGGCATCGAGACGCTGTACTTCGCAGAGCTGCTGATGACGTCGGGAGTGGTGCTCTGCGAAGGTGTCAAGTGGCTTTCCTTCCACAG tggctATGACTTTGGATACCTGATCAAGATTCTGTCCAACGCTAACCTGCCTGAGGAGGAAGTGGATTTCTTTGAGATCCTTCGCTTGTTCTTTCCGGTCATTTATGATGTCAAGTACCTCATGAAGAGTTGTAAAAACCTCAAG GGCGGGCTGCAGGAAGTAGCCgagcagctggagctggagcggATCGGACCTCAGCATCAGGCCGGCTCGGACTCTTTACTCACAGGCATGGCTTTCTTCAAGATGAGAGAG ATGTTCTTTGAGGATCATATTGACGATGCAAAGTACTGTGGTCACTTGTACGGGCTCGGCTCTGGCTCTGCGTACGTCCAGAACGGCACGGGGAACGCTTACGAAGAAGAGGCTAACAAGCAGCAGTCATGA